Genomic DNA from Peribacillus simplex NBRC 15720 = DSM 1321:
TAACATTCATAAAGCATATCTTTCGTAATATCTGCAATGGATTCCACAGTACCGGCAATATCGATTTTCACTGGATGCTGATGATACATATTGGCTATCGTCCCGAAATATAATCGCCAGTCTGAATTATCATCATACATATTGATTTCCTGCCCAATGATTCCTTTTTCCTTCTCTACCGTCTTTTCCGAAAAGTAAGGATCCTGGACAAAGTCAATTAAGGTAGTTAGATTCCTATCGAAATCGGACGTGCTGGAAAATAAATAAGCTGTACGGGTGAAAGAAGTAAAGGCATTTGCAGATGCTCCCTGCTTTGAAAATTGCTGAAAAACATCACCATCTTCCTTTTCAAATAGCTTATGTTCAAGAAAATGGGCAATCCCATCAGGTACTTTAGAGAATTCCGTTTCATTCAATGGTTTGAAATGGTTGTCGATTGAACCATAATTCGTCGTGAAAGTCGCAAATGATTTATTGAACCCACTTTTCGGAAGAATATATACTTCGAGACCATTATCCATTTTTTCATGGAAAAGTTCTTCTTTCAATTGAGTGAATGCTATTTTTTCCATTACCCTTGCACCTCCGCTTCCGTTAGGAAATAAATCGTATCAAGCTGAATCTTTTGACCAACTGCAATGATTTCTTCCTTTGTGGTCTGCTCTGTTTTTGCAAACCACTCGTCGAGTGATATATCCTGCCCGGAAACCACATTATGATATAAAATTTCCACAAGTCCTCTCGAAACGTCAATGGTTTCAAGGAGTTGGTTCTTAACAACCGCCTTTGTCTGTGCCAATTCTTCTTCGGAAAAGTTCCCTTGCTTCATTTCCTTCATTTGTGCATGAATGATATCCAATGCCTGTTTGTAGTTGGCATTTTCAATGCCGGCCATGACCATTAAAAGTCCTTTATGACTTTCGAGCCTTGAAGCTGCATAATAAGCAAGGCTGGCTTTCTCCCTGACATTAATGAAAAGTTTCGAATGTGAAAAGCCACCAAAAATCCCATTGAATAGCTGAAGAGCATAATAATCCGGATCACCGTATGCAACTTGGGTTCGATAACCGATATTCAATTTCCCTTGTTTCACATCCGAATTCTCAATGATTTCTTTTTCCTTCTCCACTACCTTGCCCGTCTTACTTGGCAGTCTCACAGGCACACGTTCTTGCAACGACACATACTTGTCAGCTAGAGCCTCCACTTCCGATTCATCGATGTCACCGATTACATATAAATCGATTTCATCCTCAGTCAGCATTTTTTTATAATAGGCGAAAAGGGACTCTGGAGTTATCGTTTCCAAGTCTTGAAGATTACCGCTCGCTTCTAAAGCATATGGTTCGTTTTTGCACATTTCCTCTACAAGGCGTGTAGCTGAATATCGCATTTTGTCATCGGAAATGGATTGAATCCGCTGTTTTAAAGAACGGATTTCATTGGAAACCGTTTTAGAGTCAAAGGCTTCGCCGTTCTTCTTCGGATTAAAGATCACCTCTGATAATAGCCCAAAAGCCTTTTCGAGAAGCGGGGTTGAATCACTAAGGAATTTTTCATTTACGATATCGATCGTAAAACTTATGATTTGATATTCTCCTTTTTTAGCTACATCGACATAAAACCCTGCTCCATATAAATCATCAAGATAAGATCGAAGCTCGGGTGTTGTAGGATATTTACTTGTATTGCTTTGTAATACATATGGCAGCAATGCACGATATGTAACGTCCTCTTTTGTCAACGGGGCTTTCATCTTCAGCACTAGAGTATTCGTTTTATATTTATCCGTCCGGACCACATGAAGCTTGTAGCCGCTTTTTTCCGTAATTGTATCGGAAGCAATAGACATGAATAATCCTCCTCATTATATAAATCACCTTTATTAGCTTATTGTTTGTAGATTGGAACTCTTTTAAACATCTACTTAAAATATACATGTGAAAGGAAAAATCATGCAAGTTACAGCTACTTTTTTTGGTTATTCACCAGCTCACCATCACTTACTGCTCAATCTCAAAAGAAAAAACCGGCCAGCGCAATTTGCTGACCGGTTAAATACTTATCTTTTCCCTTTGATGTAAGGCTGTCCGGATGCTTTTGGAGCATCTGCACGTCCAATGAA
This window encodes:
- the yfmF gene encoding EF-P 5-aminopentanol modification-associated protein YfmF; translation: MSIASDTITEKSGYKLHVVRTDKYKTNTLVLKMKAPLTKEDVTYRALLPYVLQSNTSKYPTTPELRSYLDDLYGAGFYVDVAKKGEYQIISFTIDIVNEKFLSDSTPLLEKAFGLLSEVIFNPKKNGEAFDSKTVSNEIRSLKQRIQSISDDKMRYSATRLVEEMCKNEPYALEASGNLQDLETITPESLFAYYKKMLTEDEIDLYVIGDIDESEVEALADKYVSLQERVPVRLPSKTGKVVEKEKEIIENSDVKQGKLNIGYRTQVAYGDPDYYALQLFNGIFGGFSHSKLFINVREKASLAYYAASRLESHKGLLMVMAGIENANYKQALDIIHAQMKEMKQGNFSEEELAQTKAVVKNQLLETIDVSRGLVEILYHNVVSGQDISLDEWFAKTEQTTKEEIIAVGQKIQLDTIYFLTEAEVQG